The Curtobacterium poinsettiae DNA segment ATGCTCAGCGCGTCGATAGACTTCACGATGGCCGTTCAGGCCAACGCAGCACCGCGGATCCCGACGCGCAAAGGAGTACGCCCGCATGGACACCGGACTCGTCACGACGCTCATCGTCGTCGGAGTGGTGGTGGTCGTCCTGGTGATCATCGGGATCTACCTCTGGGTGACGTACAACTCCCTCGTCACGCTCAAGGTCCGGGTCGACGAGGCCTGGAGCGACATCTCGGTGCAACTGAAGCGCCGCGCCGACCTCATCCCCACCATCGTGGACACGGTCAAGGGGTACGCCACGCACGAGAAGGCGGTCTTCGACGACGTGACGAAGGCCCGCGCCGAGACCCTGTCCGCCGGTGACGCCGACACGGCCTCCACCGCCGAGGGGCACATGCAGAAGGCGCTGAAGAGCGTGTTCGCGGTGGCCGAGGGGTACCCGCAGCTGCAGTCGAGCCAGAACTTCCTGCAGTTGCAGTCCGAACTCGTCGACACGGAGGACAAGATCCAGGCGGCCCGCCGCTTCTACAACGGTGGCGTGCGTGAGCTGAACACGAAGATCCGGGTGTTCCCGAACTCCGCGTTCGCGAAGAACCGCGGCTTCTCCGAGGCGCCGTTCTTCGAGACGAACGAGCCGGCGGCCATCGCCGAGCCGCCGCGCGTCCAGTTCTGACCCCAGCGTCGGATCCGACGTGTACAGCGCCATCGCGCGGAACAAGCGCAACACCGTGGTCATCGTCCTGGTGTTCCTGCTGATCATCGGCGCGCTCGGGTTCCTCGGCGGGTACCTCGCCGGCAACGTCTCGATCGGCTTCATCGTCCTCGTGGTCGCCCTCGGGTACGCGGTGGTGCAGTACTTCCTGGCGGCACGGCAGGCCACCGCGATCGCCGGTGGGGTCGAGATCGACCGCGTCTCCGAACCACGGCTGTGGCGGACCGTCGAGAACCTCGCCATCGCGACCGGCATGCCGATGCCCCGGGTGTTCGTCATCCCCGACCCCTCGCCGAACGCCTTCGCCACCGGGCGCGACCCCGAGCACGCGGTGGTGGCGGCGACGACGGGGTTGCTCGAGCTCATGGACGACCAGGAGCTGCAGGG contains these protein-coding regions:
- a CDS encoding LemA family protein is translated as MDTGLVTTLIVVGVVVVVLVIIGIYLWVTYNSLVTLKVRVDEAWSDISVQLKRRADLIPTIVDTVKGYATHEKAVFDDVTKARAETLSAGDADTASTAEGHMQKALKSVFAVAEGYPQLQSSQNFLQLQSELVDTEDKIQAARRFYNGGVRELNTKIRVFPNSAFAKNRGFSEAPFFETNEPAAIAEPPRVQF